A stretch of the Alosa alosa isolate M-15738 ecotype Scorff River chromosome 16, AALO_Geno_1.1, whole genome shotgun sequence genome encodes the following:
- the LOC125309381 gene encoding thioredoxin domain-containing protein 6-like: MSARKKDVPIHVEIADEEQWLEALSNPTLFVVDVYQEWCGPCKAVESLFRKLRTENGDDLVRFGVVEASSISDLTIFKGKCQPVFLLYLEGKLVSVVKGVNGPLLQRTIMGYIEKQKKKQELGSKYKMDVKEIFLKDYQDSRPPKKTILEESKDTDDVDSYHVVIIKPDAVAEGQVETIKKKAVDAGYCVVADEERILNEKEIRDFYKDRADEPDFVMLMSSGPVHALILKKGEHMDDGGPPALTEMIDPSQVDLIRPKNRSKDGQEVILEVCGDSSELASRQLGFFFPSFDFATGTMRKNDSRIQRTFALLRPSLVKEKKNEILQAVHDAGFQVAIQKEITLSEEQAREFYKEHEGKDYFQSFIKHMTSGPVLALALTREDAVQHWRNLLGPKILEEAKEKCPDSLRAQFAIDDVPVNQLHGSSTMEEAQKELQRFFPVEHTLAVIKPDAAQQHKNDIISRIESAGFSISQVKEAQLTKEMAENFYKHHHDKSFFNPLVDFMSQGPSVLMILSKENAISEWREMMGPVDPEKAKEVSPNSLRARFAKSVMENAVHGSSDSEHAMDNIRFIFGDVCL; the protein is encoded by the exons ATGtcagcaagaaagaaagacgtTCCAATCCAC gttgAAATAGCGGATGAAGAACAGTGGTTGGAAGCCTTATCAAACCCGACACTTTTTG TTGTGGACGTTTATCAGGAGTGGTGTGGTCCTTGCAAGGCAGTAGAAAGCCTTTTCCGAAAACTACGGACAGAAAATGGAGATGACTTAGTTCGATTTGGAGTG GTTGAAGCCAGCTCCATAAGTGATCTTACAATCTTCAAGGGAAAGTGTCAACCTGTGTTTCTATTGTATTTG GAAGGTAAACTAGTTTCAGTAGTTAAGGGGGTTAATGGACCTCTTTTGCAAAGGACAATTATGGGATATATTGAAAAGCAGAAGAAAAAACAGGAATTGGGCTCCAAATACAAAATGGAT GTGAAAGAAATTTTCCTTAAAGACTATCAAGATTCAAGGCCACCCAAGAAGACCATTCTGGAGGAATCAAAAGACACTGATG ATGTGGATTCTTACCATGTTGTCATCATAAAACCAGATGCTGTGGCAGAGGGACAAGTGGAGACCATCAAAAAAAAA gctgtggatgcaggatacTGTGTGGTTGCAGACGAAGAGAGAATTCTAAATGAAAAGGAGATACGTGATTTTTATAAAGACAGGGCTGATGAG cCTGATTTTGTGATGCTCATGTCAAGTGGGCCTGTTCATGCTCTCATACTGAAGAAGGGAGAACATATGGATGATGGAGGCCCACCTGCCCTCACAGAAATGATTGATCCTTCTCAAGTTGACCTAATAAGACCAAAAAACAG GTCAAAAGATGGCCAGGAGGTGATTCTGGAGGTGTGTGGAGACAGCAGCGAACTTGCAAGCAGACAGCTGGGTTTCTTCTTTCCGTCTTTTGATTTTGCTACAGGAACAATGAGAAAGAACGACTCCAGGATTCAGAGAACTTTTGCTCTGCTTCGACCTAGTCTTGTgaaggagaaaaaaa ATGAGATCTTGCAGGCAGTCCATGATGCAGGCTTCCAGGTGGCCATTCAGAAAGAGATAACTCTGTCTGAGGAGCAGGCCAGGGAGTTCTATAAAGAACATGAGGGCAAAGATTATTTCCAGAGCTTCATAAAACACATGACCAG TGGCCCAGTGCTTGCTCTGGCTCTGACTCGTGAAGATGCCGTCCAGCACTGGAGGAATTTACTAGGTCCCAAAATCCTGGAGGAGGCTAAAGAGAAGTGCCCTGACAG TTTGCGTGCCCAGTTTGCCATTGATGACGTGCCGGTCAACCAGCTCCATGGCAGCTCCACAATGGAGGAGGCTCAGAAAGAGCTGCAGCGCTTCTTCCCTGTGGAGCACACGCTTGCCGTCATCAAACCAGATGCCGCACAGCAACACAAAA ATGATATTATTAGTCGCATTGAGTCAGCAGGGTTCAGCATTTCTCAGGTGAAGGAGGCACAGCTCACCAAAGAGATGGCTGAAAACTTCTACAAACACCATCATGACAAAAGCTTTTTCAACCCTCTGGTGGATTTCATGTCACA AGGTCCCTCTGTGCTAATGATCCTCAGTAAGGAGAACGCTATCTCTGAGTGGAGAGAGATGATGGGTCCGGTGGATCCAGAGAAGGCCAAGGAGGTGAGCCCCAACTCCCTGAGAGCGCGCTTCGCCAAAAGCGTCATGGAGAACGCTGTCCACGGCTCCTCGGATTCTGAGCATGCCATGGACAACATTCGCTTCATCTTCGGAGATGTCTGCTTGTAG
- the LOC125309562 gene encoding regulator of G-protein signaling 9-binding protein, translating into MPLTNNKVGDDGTATAANPPEDGKTMVDCLVKVVACHRHLASCVGGSTDSPHLRQELRQTRERAHELVVSCRQHLTSKLKDKALPEAERKDAELLWVAFSSSVELLHADMCKVFKVGNNFSLANTCALVQTGLQGDTKEVAARALSLSNLQHEETGAQSDSVEHQELTQLEQEIAQVDRTIEEMEQKVNVMRWTVEARGPQYGEMVSTDSASLSLLGGDEEASPQGTFQQSQIFMIMALCGVAAVAVAICVCVVFLV; encoded by the exons ATGCCACTTACCAACAATAAAGTGGGTGATGATGGCACTGCTACGGCGGCAAATCCCCCTGAAGATGGGAAAACCATGGTGGACTGCCTTGTCAAG GTTGTGGCCTGCCACCGGCACCTTGCCTCTTGTGTGGGCGGCAGCACCGACAGCCCTCACCTGCGACAGGAGTTACGGCAGACCCGGGAGCGGGCACACGAGCTCGTGGTGTCCTGTCGCCAGCACCTCACCTCCAAGCTGAAGGACAAAGCTCTGCCTGAGGCCGAGCGCAAGGATGCCGAGCTGCTGTGGGTGGCCTTCTCCTCCTCAGTGGAGCTCCTCCACGCCGACATGTGCAAAGTGTTTAAAGTGGGCAACAACTTTTCCCTGGCCAACACCTGTGCCTTGGTGCAGACTGGGTTGCAAG GTGACACCAAAGAAGTGGCCGCCCGCGCTCTGAGCCTGTCCAACCTGCAGCACGAGGAGACAGGGGCCCAGTCTGACAGCGTGGAGCACCAGGAGCTGACCCAGCTGGAGCAAGAGATTGCCCAGGTGGACCGCACCATCGAAGAGATGGAGCAGAAGGTCAACGTCATGCGCTGGACAGTGGAGGCCCGAGGGCCGCAGTACGGCGAAATGGTCAGCACGGACAgcgcctccctctctctcctgggtGGAGATGAGGAGGCCTCACCCCAAGGCACATTTCAACAGAGCCAGATCTTTATGATCATGGCCCTATGCGGTGTGGCAGCTGTAGCCGTAgccatctgtgtctgtgtcgtcTTTCTCGTATGA